A part of Neodiprion pinetum isolate iyNeoPine1 chromosome 4, iyNeoPine1.2, whole genome shotgun sequence genomic DNA contains:
- the Sdc gene encoding syndecan isoform X2, with protein sequence MQRCCIRAFIPPRKETVPKKVETKAPYIEDTVVKTNQPVIETVNKPDTGVDVNEPAGEYDHDEDTGDSSGPDMNPKQEDRASSFFAQPGVLAAVIGGAVVGLLCAILVVMFIVYRMRKKDEGSYALDEPRRSPAAQAYPKPGAPHHNREFYA encoded by the exons CATTCATCCCACCGAGAAAAGAAACAGTGCCAAAGAAGGTTGAAACAAAGGCCCCTTACATCGAAGATACCGTCGTCAAAACAAATCAG CCTGTCATTGAGACAGTAAACAAACCAGATACCGGAGTTGATGTGAATGAGCCTGCGGGCGAATACGACCACGACGAAGACACCGGAGACAGTAGCGGCCCTGACATGAATCCTAAGCAGGAAGACCGTGCAAGTTCCTTCTTTGCACAACCTGGCGTCTTGGCTG CTGTTATTGGAGGCGCAGTTGTTGGACTACTTTGCGCAATCTTAGTGGTAATGTTCATTGTATACAGAATGCGTAAGAAGGACGAAGGATCTTACGCTCTGGATGAACCGCGTCGATCTCCCGCAGCCCAAGCATATCCAAAACCAGGAGCACCACACCATAACCGAGAGTTTTATGCTTAG
- the Sdc gene encoding syndecan isoform X3: MNPKQEDRASSFFAQPGVLAAVIGGAVVGLLCAILVVMFIVYRMRKKDEGSYALDEPRRSPAAQAYPKPGAPHHNREFYA, translated from the exons ATGAATCCTAAGCAGGAAGACCGTGCAAGTTCCTTCTTTGCACAACCTGGCGTCTTGGCTG CTGTTATTGGAGGCGCAGTTGTTGGACTACTTTGCGCAATCTTAGTGGTAATGTTCATTGTATACAGAATGCGTAAGAAGGACGAAGGATCTTACGCTCTGGATGAACCGCGTCGATCTCCCGCAGCCCAAGCATATCCAAAACCAGGAGCACCACACCATAACCGAGAGTTTTATGCTTAG
- the LOC124215923 gene encoding LHFPL tetraspan subfamily member 2a protein: MCYVIVTGRSLFWTLMSLSAVLAMFSALMTPRWLAGPPTSEDIENATALHGKPNWEDFNFDGLATLSSTSPDCWKAAFFFLALGLAVMTATVVAALIGCCVQSVGKKSIFDLAGVAQSIAGIMYLLGMILYVAGWGSSKIQGLCGDEAVPFYLGNCSLGWASYLAVLGVLLTFASAVFSSQAEKSTASDKVQDQINEGKTLICLA; this comes from the exons ATGTGCTACGTAATAGTAACCGGTCGCAGTCTCTTTTGGACATTAATGTCCCTGAGTGCTGTGTTAGCTATGTTCTCGGCATTGATGACTCCAAGATGGCTGGCAGGGCCCCCGACTAGTGAAGATATCG AAAATGCTACCGCACTTCATGGCAAACCAAATTGGGaggattttaattttgatgGTCTTGCGACACTTTCCTCGACATCTCCTGACTGTTGGAAAGCCGCATTCTTCTTCCTGGCACTTGGATTGGCCGTAATGACAGCCACGGTAGTAGCCGCATTGATAGGTTGCTGCGTCCAGAGTGTTGGCAAGAAGAGTATTTTCGACTTAGCTGGCGTTGCACAATCGATTGCGG GTATCATGTATCTCCTTGGGATGATTTTGTACGTTGCGGGTTGGGGCTCAAGCAAAATTCAAGGGCTTTGCGGTGATGAAGCAGTGCCTTTTTACCTGGGAAACTGCAGTCTTG GCTGGGCATCCTACTTGGCTGTGCTAGGAGTACTCCTGACATTTGCGTCTGCGGTTTTCAGCAGCCAGGCTGAAAAATCAACGGCCAGTGATAAAGTACAGGACCAGATAAACGAAGGGAAGACTCTTATTTGCCTAGCCTAG